A genome region from Arthrobacter sp. SLBN-100 includes the following:
- a CDS encoding carboxylesterase family protein → MIGTVSRSCSAAPGTRAGPPGTAFTKFTAADYKSWVARLVGPENADSALKAYPADKYSGPYAIPYVIGDFITDSGMRGLGGCTNIAVATSLASQTPTFYYEFDDPNVPAPSTPAGYEYLASHGYDVPYLSPDSPRGEDVSSRFTSAQRQLSAEMIRYWGEFTKNHRPSGQGQASWPQLSDTMMILRPGGSYVSPVSTFSNDHACSFWSMMPPILDRGEI, encoded by the coding sequence GTGATTGGAACCGTGTCCCGATCATGCTCGGCAGCACCCGGAACGAGGGCCGGTCCGCCGGGAACGGCGTTCACCAAGTTCACCGCTGCCGACTACAAGAGCTGGGTCGCGCGACTCGTCGGACCCGAGAATGCCGATTCAGCGCTGAAGGCATATCCAGCCGACAAGTACAGCGGGCCGTATGCGATTCCCTATGTGATTGGCGACTTCATCACTGATAGCGGGATGCGGGGCTTGGGCGGTTGCACGAACATCGCTGTGGCAACGAGTCTCGCATCGCAGACTCCGACCTTTTACTACGAGTTTGACGATCCGAACGTTCCGGCACCCAGCACTCCCGCCGGCTATGAGTATCTGGCATCGCACGGCTACGACGTGCCCTATTTGTCCCCGGACAGTCCTCGCGGCGAGGACGTCTCTTCCCGCTTCACATCGGCGCAGCGACAACTGTCCGCCGAGATGATCAGGTACTGGGGCGAGTTCACCAAGAACCACCGTCCATCAGGTCAGGGTCAGGCGTCTTGGCCTCAGCTGAGTGACACCATGATGATTCTGCGGCCAGGTGGCAGCTACGTCAGCCCCGTAAGCACCTTTTCCAATGATCACGCATGCTCGTTCTGGTCTATGATGCCGCCCATTCTCGACCGCGGAGAGATCTAA
- a CDS encoding helix-turn-helix domain-containing protein: MAPRVPPTQPGGQQARGFNISKLSWPWPRKLNSRFAAARLCLSQRGLSEQLHDLEREFGVRLFRRTVAAPGNTAGPRWRDTMPTLIFGQGIPPVGPKEPH, from the coding sequence ATGGCGCCCCGAGTCCCGCCGACTCAACCGGGGGGACAGCAAGCACGCGGCTTCAACATCTCCAAGCTTTCCTGGCCTTGGCCAAGAAAGCTCAATTCCCGCTTCGCCGCCGCACGGTTATGTCTGAGCCAGCGGGGACTCTCGGAGCAGTTGCATGACCTTGAGCGGGAGTTCGGGGTCCGGCTCTTTAGGCGAACCGTCGCGGCACCCGGCAACACCGCGGGTCCACGCTGGCGGGACACCATGCCCACCCTGATCTTCGGTCAAGGCATCCCTCCCGTCGGCCCCAAGGAACCGCATTAG
- a CDS encoding EamA family transporter, protein MFKGNVPVPPWGLAVTAILSVQLGSALSVNMIETVGPAGTAWLRLSMGAVILLAIGRPPLRSIRRADVLPLLGLGVTTGVMTVGFLAAVEHIHLGTAVAIEFLGPLTVAALRSHNRRALAWPALALGGVVLLTQPWQGDFNFAGVAWAALAAIGWGVYILLTQRIGDRFTGIGALTLTVPVAAVAAAVVGIPQAAGHLSLDILAAAAGLAILLPVLPFALEMLALRRMTPTAFGTLMALEPAVGVLLGLLILHQQPSAIQVVGILLVVLAGAGAQRGGRRPAKEQSGSPADLDFVG, encoded by the coding sequence ATGTTCAAGGGAAACGTCCCTGTCCCGCCGTGGGGGTTGGCGGTCACGGCGATCCTGTCAGTCCAGCTCGGCTCGGCCCTGTCCGTGAACATGATCGAAACCGTGGGTCCCGCCGGAACCGCATGGCTGCGCCTGAGCATGGGCGCCGTCATTCTCCTGGCCATTGGCAGGCCGCCGCTGCGCTCAATCCGCCGCGCCGATGTCTTGCCGCTGCTTGGCCTTGGGGTCACCACCGGTGTGATGACCGTCGGGTTCCTCGCCGCGGTGGAGCACATACATCTCGGGACCGCCGTCGCGATCGAATTCCTCGGTCCGTTGACCGTCGCGGCCCTTCGCAGCCACAACCGCAGGGCCCTCGCCTGGCCCGCTTTGGCGCTGGGTGGCGTGGTCCTGCTGACCCAGCCCTGGCAAGGTGACTTCAACTTTGCTGGCGTGGCGTGGGCGGCACTGGCGGCCATCGGCTGGGGCGTTTACATTCTGCTGACGCAACGGATCGGGGACAGGTTCACCGGCATCGGTGCGCTCACGCTCACAGTGCCCGTCGCCGCGGTGGCGGCCGCCGTCGTCGGAATTCCCCAGGCCGCCGGCCACCTCAGCCTGGACATCCTGGCCGCCGCGGCCGGGCTGGCCATCCTGCTCCCTGTGCTGCCGTTCGCGCTGGAAATGCTGGCCCTGCGGAGGATGACACCCACCGCGTTTGGCACACTGATGGCCCTCGAACCCGCAGTTGGCGTCCTCCTCGGGCTGCTCATCCTGCACCAGCAGCCCTCTGCCATCCAGGTGGTTGGGATCCTGCTGGTGGTCCTCGCCGGCGCCGGCGCCCAGCGCGGTGGCAGGCGGCCGGCCAAAGAGCAGAGCGGTAGTCCTGCCGACCTCGACTTCGTAGGCTGA
- a CDS encoding helix-turn-helix domain-containing protein → MDKGTSALAIAIGGRVRQERQSRGWTLDQLAEATGVSRRMLVNVEQGAANPSVGTLLRISDALGIGLPALVDAPRPRPVTVTRSGDGAALWSSAAGGRGVLVAGTGSPDVVELWDWTLGSGDQHESEAHASGTKELLQVREGSVTVVVGDESFVLEAGDAVSFPGDLEHSYANPGSGPARFSLAVFEPGVGSGHRAEAHSEAPKDSKGN, encoded by the coding sequence ATGGACAAGGGTACATCTGCACTAGCAATAGCGATTGGTGGCCGGGTGCGGCAAGAACGGCAGTCGCGGGGCTGGACCCTCGACCAGCTGGCAGAAGCCACGGGAGTGAGCCGCCGCATGCTGGTCAACGTTGAGCAGGGCGCCGCGAATCCGAGCGTGGGAACCTTGCTCAGGATCAGCGACGCGCTGGGCATCGGCCTGCCGGCGTTGGTCGATGCGCCGCGTCCCAGGCCCGTGACGGTCACCCGGAGTGGCGACGGCGCGGCTCTCTGGAGCTCCGCGGCCGGTGGCCGCGGAGTGCTGGTGGCCGGAACCGGGTCACCGGATGTAGTTGAGCTCTGGGACTGGACGCTGGGGTCCGGAGACCAGCACGAAAGCGAGGCCCACGCGTCCGGCACCAAGGAGCTCCTCCAGGTCCGGGAGGGGTCCGTCACGGTTGTGGTGGGCGACGAATCCTTTGTCCTTGAGGCCGGCGACGCCGTTTCCTTCCCGGGCGACCTCGAGCACTCGTACGCCAATCCGGGCAGCGGCCCGGCAAGATTCTCCCTGGCGGTCTTCGAACCGGGAGTGGGCTCGGGGCACCGCGCGGAAGCACACTCCGAAGCGCCCAAAGACAGCAAAGGAAACTGA
- a CDS encoding ribokinase encodes MSASAASAAETGAGRGDEGRSGRIVVVGSLNADLTIYCDRLPQPGETVHGNGFAVNPGGKSANQAVAASLLGGNVSLVGAVGEDPNGDMLLSSAARAGVDVGHVRAAYEPTGVAVIAVDSSGENNIIISAGANGTLSPADVAGASDVLAEAAVVCLCLEVSMQTVLAAAQAGHDAGATVLLNLSPYAHIPAALAELTDVLLVNAHEAALFLGPGASVPGADARAAQWNAVRERFAGRGIQQILVTLGSHGSVVLDSLAPPDRLVTFVEPAKVAAVDTTGAGDAFTGAVAVRLAAGDALADAAAFASVAAALATTRKGTQAAYPEAADVQRLLRG; translated from the coding sequence ATGAGCGCCTCCGCCGCATCTGCGGCTGAAACTGGCGCCGGCCGGGGCGACGAGGGGCGCTCAGGCCGGATCGTCGTCGTCGGCTCCCTGAACGCCGACCTCACCATCTACTGTGACCGCCTCCCGCAGCCCGGCGAGACGGTGCACGGCAACGGTTTCGCTGTGAATCCGGGCGGCAAGAGTGCCAACCAGGCCGTGGCCGCCAGCCTGCTCGGCGGGAACGTCAGCCTGGTGGGCGCAGTGGGGGAGGACCCCAACGGCGACATGCTGCTCTCCTCCGCGGCCCGTGCCGGAGTGGACGTGGGCCATGTCCGGGCGGCGTACGAGCCCACGGGCGTCGCCGTGATCGCCGTGGATTCCAGCGGGGAGAACAACATCATCATCTCCGCCGGCGCCAACGGCACATTGTCCCCGGCGGATGTGGCCGGGGCTTCCGACGTCCTGGCGGAGGCCGCCGTCGTATGCCTCTGCCTGGAGGTCAGTATGCAGACGGTGCTGGCAGCCGCCCAGGCAGGGCACGACGCCGGCGCAACAGTCCTGCTGAACCTCTCTCCCTATGCGCACATCCCGGCAGCCCTGGCCGAGTTGACGGACGTCCTGCTGGTGAACGCCCATGAAGCCGCGCTGTTCCTCGGCCCAGGGGCATCTGTCCCGGGTGCCGATGCCCGTGCCGCGCAGTGGAATGCCGTGCGGGAAAGGTTTGCCGGGCGGGGGATCCAGCAGATCCTGGTGACGCTGGGTTCCCACGGCTCCGTGGTGCTGGACTCGCTGGCCCCACCGGACCGCCTTGTCACTTTTGTGGAGCCCGCCAAGGTCGCCGCCGTGGACACCACCGGCGCGGGCGACGCCTTTACCGGTGCCGTGGCAGTCCGGCTTGCGGCCGGCGATGCGCTCGCCGACGCCGCAGCCTTTGCTTCCGTGGCGGCTGCCTTGGCCACCACCCGGAAGGGGACACAGGCTGCGTACCCGGAGGCGGCAGACGTCCAGAGGTTGCTGCGCGGTTGA
- a CDS encoding MFS transporter, with the protein MTTSPSARPTRWPVWLCWLAMVLDGFDLVVLGTVIPTLIKTGELGFDAVGATFVATISLVGVGLGALFIAPLSDRFGRRNLLVACVVWFSLFTLAVVWAPNVAVFGALRLLAGAGLGACLPAALAYMNDYAPASSAGKSTTRTMTGYHVGAVATAFLAMIVIPDWRIMFVVVGLAGLVLAPFLWFKLPETLPAARAAGAEEKTGFRSLVQKPYPLIAAAIGAASFMGLLLVYGLNTWLPQLMASAGYPVSAGLSLLLVLNLGAVAGLIIAGILADKHGTKPIVLLWFGLSAVCLALLSVKVDNAVLLNVLVFVTGVFVFSSQVLVYAWVSQLFPARLRATALGFAAGVGRIGAIAGPALTGGLIAAGIAYPWGFYVFAAAGALAVAALLAVPRAVATERAEAPVS; encoded by the coding sequence ATGACAACTTCTCCCTCCGCCCGCCCGACGCGTTGGCCAGTGTGGCTTTGCTGGCTGGCCATGGTCCTGGACGGCTTTGACCTCGTAGTGCTGGGCACCGTCATTCCCACGTTGATCAAGACCGGTGAGCTCGGATTTGATGCGGTGGGCGCTACTTTCGTGGCCACCATCTCGCTCGTGGGCGTGGGCCTGGGAGCGCTCTTCATTGCCCCGCTCTCGGACCGCTTCGGGCGCCGGAACCTGCTGGTGGCATGCGTGGTCTGGTTCTCACTCTTCACCCTCGCGGTAGTGTGGGCCCCGAATGTTGCCGTCTTCGGCGCGCTTCGGCTGTTGGCCGGCGCCGGGCTTGGGGCATGCCTGCCGGCCGCCCTTGCCTACATGAACGACTATGCCCCGGCAAGCTCGGCCGGCAAGTCAACCACCCGCACCATGACCGGATACCACGTTGGCGCGGTGGCCACAGCCTTCCTGGCGATGATTGTCATCCCAGACTGGCGCATCATGTTTGTGGTGGTAGGCCTTGCCGGTTTGGTCCTTGCGCCGTTCCTCTGGTTCAAGCTGCCGGAGACCTTGCCCGCGGCCCGGGCTGCCGGCGCAGAGGAAAAGACCGGGTTCCGGAGCCTGGTGCAGAAGCCTTATCCCCTCATTGCGGCGGCCATCGGTGCAGCTTCGTTCATGGGGCTGCTGCTGGTATATGGCCTGAATACCTGGCTTCCGCAACTGATGGCTTCCGCCGGATATCCTGTCAGCGCCGGGCTTTCCCTGCTCCTGGTCTTGAATCTCGGCGCCGTTGCAGGACTTATCATCGCGGGCATCCTGGCCGACAAGCACGGAACCAAGCCCATCGTGTTGCTGTGGTTTGGGCTCTCGGCGGTATGCCTCGCCCTCTTGAGCGTCAAGGTCGACAACGCGGTCCTGCTGAACGTGCTCGTCTTCGTCACGGGCGTGTTCGTCTTCAGCTCCCAGGTACTCGTTTACGCCTGGGTCAGCCAGCTGTTCCCTGCCCGCCTGCGCGCCACCGCACTCGGCTTCGCTGCCGGCGTGGGCCGCATCGGCGCCATTGCAGGGCCTGCCCTGACGGGCGGGCTGATCGCCGCAGGCATCGCCTACCCCTGGGGTTTCTACGTCTTCGCGGCAGCCGGCGCCCTGGCCGTGGCAGCCCTGCTGGCGGTCCCCCGGGCTGTTGCAACAGAGCGTGCCGAAGCCCCGGTCAGTTAG
- a CDS encoding GYD domain-containing protein, which produces MPLYLSKFSYTPETWHRLTNNPEDRRKAAQAYIESVGGKLHGFWYAFGSHDGYNLWEAPDNVSMAAVALAISGGGALSSFDTTVLMSVEETIEALRKAAEIKYQPPGN; this is translated from the coding sequence ATGCCGCTCTATCTGTCAAAGTTCAGCTACACGCCGGAGACCTGGCACCGGCTGACCAACAACCCCGAAGACCGGCGAAAGGCCGCGCAGGCGTACATCGAATCGGTGGGCGGGAAACTTCACGGGTTCTGGTACGCCTTCGGCAGCCACGACGGCTACAACCTCTGGGAAGCTCCGGACAACGTCTCCATGGCTGCGGTCGCGCTGGCCATCAGCGGGGGCGGCGCGCTCAGCTCGTTCGACACCACTGTGCTCATGAGTGTCGAAGAAACCATCGAAGCGCTCCGGAAAGCCGCCGAGATCAAATACCAGCCCCCGGGCAACTGA
- a CDS encoding alpha/beta hydrolase, with product MAQRHRYYYGDDPSQWGELFLPELPDGGTHRGVVVVIHGGYWRPQYGAELGEPLAADLADHGMAAWNLEYRRAGNGGGWPHTFQDVLAGIDKLQELAAPHSLDLANVVALGHSAGGHLAVWAAGRDRLGQLGLEAEHRDVGSKDDGVRLTGVVSQSGVLNLAEAERLNLSNGAVANLLGGPSSEFPGRHRYADPMAALPLDVPVYAVHTTKDEDVPLAISATYVEASQAGPVPAELVMVPGDHFALIDPEAEAYVTSRELVQQLLG from the coding sequence ATGGCGCAGCGGCACAGGTATTACTACGGCGATGACCCCAGCCAGTGGGGCGAACTGTTCCTCCCCGAACTGCCCGACGGCGGTACGCACCGCGGCGTGGTGGTGGTGATTCACGGCGGCTACTGGCGCCCGCAGTACGGTGCCGAGTTGGGGGAGCCGCTGGCCGCGGACCTTGCCGACCACGGGATGGCGGCGTGGAACCTCGAGTACCGCCGCGCGGGAAACGGCGGCGGTTGGCCCCATACCTTCCAGGACGTTCTGGCGGGCATCGACAAACTGCAGGAGCTTGCTGCTCCGCATTCCTTGGACCTGGCCAACGTGGTGGCACTTGGCCACTCGGCGGGCGGGCACCTGGCCGTGTGGGCGGCAGGCCGGGACCGGCTGGGGCAGTTGGGGCTGGAGGCAGAGCACCGCGACGTCGGGTCAAAAGACGATGGCGTCCGTCTCACCGGCGTGGTGAGCCAGTCAGGTGTCCTGAACCTCGCCGAGGCTGAAAGGCTCAACCTCAGCAACGGTGCCGTGGCCAACCTGCTGGGCGGCCCGTCGTCGGAATTTCCCGGCCGGCACCGGTACGCGGACCCGATGGCTGCGCTCCCGCTGGACGTTCCGGTTTATGCCGTGCACACAACGAAGGACGAGGACGTTCCGCTGGCGATATCAGCCACCTATGTCGAGGCAAGCCAGGCCGGGCCGGTGCCGGCGGAACTGGTCATGGTGCCCGGCGACCACTTCGCCCTCATCGACCCGGAGGCAGAGGCATACGTGACGTCCCGGGAGCTGGTGCAGCAACTGCTCGGCTGA
- a CDS encoding GntR family transcriptional regulator: MVRDKRGAAPRLSVRDQTLETLRRRIISLQLPPGEPLSENELAQELGVSRTPVRESLILLREEGLVQVFPQIGSFVSLVDLGRVSEAQFVREAIECASLRDLAVDSAGIAGLREILKAQSDADAAGDVEEFFRLDEDFHRELLRLAGHESAWAAVNSAKAHLDRARRLSLLDTRPVATLIEQHTAVVDALEANNLNDADSSLRLHLRGVFEDVQRIQESTPELFSDGAAPRPGRRSVARLT; encoded by the coding sequence ATGGTTAGGGATAAACGAGGTGCGGCGCCGCGGCTCTCCGTGCGGGACCAGACCCTTGAGACGCTTCGGCGGCGCATCATTTCGCTGCAGCTTCCTCCAGGCGAGCCGCTGTCCGAGAACGAACTTGCGCAGGAGCTCGGCGTCAGCAGGACGCCGGTACGCGAGAGCCTGATCCTGCTGCGCGAGGAAGGCCTGGTCCAGGTCTTCCCCCAGATCGGCTCCTTTGTGTCCCTGGTGGACCTGGGCCGGGTTTCCGAGGCCCAGTTTGTCCGCGAGGCGATCGAATGCGCTTCGCTGCGGGACCTTGCCGTGGACAGCGCGGGCATCGCCGGCCTGCGGGAGATTTTGAAGGCCCAGTCAGATGCCGATGCCGCGGGCGACGTGGAGGAATTCTTCCGGCTGGATGAGGACTTCCACCGGGAGCTGCTGCGCCTGGCGGGCCACGAGTCCGCCTGGGCGGCCGTCAACTCCGCCAAGGCCCACCTTGACCGTGCCCGCCGCCTCAGCCTGCTCGATACCCGGCCAGTGGCCACCCTCATCGAACAGCACACCGCCGTCGTGGATGCCTTGGAGGCCAACAACCTGAACGACGCCGACAGCAGCCTTCGCCTCCACCTGCGGGGCGTCTTCGAGGACGTCCAGCGCATCCAGGAATCAACCCCGGAGCTCTTTTCCGACGGTGCGGCGCCACGTCCCGGCAGGCGGAGCGTCGCCCGCCTTACCTAG
- a CDS encoding MFS transporter, which yields MTESIAPPNTRKESRSTRDLAKVAVSGWLGTAMEFMDFQLYSLAAAIVFNKLFFPDVSPVIGLIAAMATYGVGYVARLAGAVYFGRMGDRIGRKKVLFITIALMGASTTLIGVLPTYAMIGIWAPILLVALRLAQGFGAGAEIAGATVMLAEFAPARRRGLISSLVCLGTNSGTLAASAIWAILAATLSEEQLLAWGWRIPFLFSFVLMIFAVWVRRSLKESPVFEERADVVDGVALSKSEIAAAQELAKTSTIEAALHQRKGKAFLIALGLRFGQAGNSGLVQTFLVGYIATVLLVDKSVATSAIMYGSLLGFLTIPVMGILGDRFGRRPLYLALSSLTALFAIPMMLMVTSGNTVLITVAMVVGLNLGVLSLFAMESVTMAEFFGARARFTQLALAKEIGGILATAIGPLLAATLTAITGHWWPLAAMLIAYSLITLTSAFIGPEVRGRDMVRLEDAV from the coding sequence ATGACCGAAAGCATTGCGCCCCCCAACACCAGGAAGGAATCCCGGTCAACCCGGGACCTTGCCAAAGTTGCCGTATCCGGCTGGCTGGGAACGGCTATGGAGTTCATGGACTTCCAGCTGTATTCGCTGGCAGCAGCCATTGTCTTCAACAAGCTCTTCTTCCCCGACGTCAGCCCGGTCATCGGCCTCATCGCCGCCATGGCAACCTACGGTGTAGGCTACGTTGCCCGTCTTGCGGGTGCCGTTTACTTCGGCCGGATGGGTGACAGGATCGGCCGCAAGAAGGTCCTCTTCATCACCATCGCCCTGATGGGTGCGTCCACAACGCTGATCGGTGTCCTCCCCACCTACGCGATGATTGGCATCTGGGCCCCCATCCTGCTGGTGGCCCTGCGCCTGGCGCAGGGCTTCGGTGCAGGCGCCGAGATCGCCGGCGCTACCGTGATGCTGGCTGAATTCGCTCCCGCCCGCCGCCGCGGCCTCATCTCTTCCCTCGTGTGCCTGGGCACCAACTCAGGAACCCTCGCCGCATCTGCCATTTGGGCGATCCTGGCCGCAACCCTCTCCGAGGAACAGCTCCTGGCCTGGGGTTGGCGCATCCCGTTCCTGTTCAGCTTCGTGCTGATGATCTTCGCAGTCTGGGTCCGCCGCTCCCTCAAGGAAAGCCCCGTCTTCGAAGAGCGCGCCGACGTCGTCGATGGCGTTGCACTGTCCAAGAGCGAAATCGCCGCTGCGCAGGAACTGGCAAAGACCAGCACCATCGAGGCTGCACTGCACCAGCGCAAGGGCAAGGCTTTCCTCATCGCACTCGGCCTTCGCTTTGGGCAGGCAGGAAACTCCGGGCTCGTGCAGACCTTCCTCGTTGGCTACATCGCCACCGTCCTCCTGGTGGACAAGAGCGTGGCCACCAGCGCCATCATGTACGGCTCGCTGCTTGGTTTCCTGACCATCCCCGTGATGGGCATCCTCGGTGACCGCTTCGGGCGCCGGCCGCTCTACCTTGCACTCAGCTCCCTCACCGCGCTGTTCGCCATTCCCATGATGTTGATGGTCACCAGCGGCAACACTGTCCTCATCACCGTCGCCATGGTGGTAGGCCTCAACCTGGGCGTGCTGAGCCTGTTCGCCATGGAGAGCGTCACCATGGCCGAGTTCTTCGGCGCCCGCGCGCGCTTCACCCAGCTCGCGCTCGCCAAGGAGATCGGCGGCATCCTTGCCACCGCCATCGGGCCGCTGCTGGCCGCCACCCTCACCGCAATCACCGGCCACTGGTGGCCCCTGGCCGCGATGCTCATCGCCTACTCACTGATCACCCTCACCTCCGCCTTCATTGGTCCCGAGGTCCGCGGCCGCGACATGGTCCGCCTGGAAGACGCCGTATGA
- a CDS encoding L-idonate 5-dehydrogenase, producing the protein MKAVVVHGANDLRIDERPEPVAGPGEVVLDVEWGGICGSDLSYWRHGASGTAALKSPLVLGHEVAGRIAQLGAGVRGLEVGQPVTVHPAELVGDGIMPERLAGRTNLYPQIRYFGSAAFDPHTDGGFSERKLARASQIRPLPEGVDTLHGALAEPLAVALHAVSRVGSLAGRDVLVNGAGPIGSLVVAAAKHAGARNVIATDISEASLAIAKAMGADEVLNVSGGGPLPQDMELVFEATGIPAVLGGVLRATARGGTIVQVGNLPGAPAAAALGDLVTREITWIGSYRFVDEISDALRAMAEGLDVSPVITHTFDLDQAEEAMRVSADPAAGSSKVMLRLTAN; encoded by the coding sequence ATGAAAGCCGTTGTAGTCCACGGCGCCAATGACCTCCGGATCGACGAACGGCCGGAGCCGGTGGCCGGCCCCGGGGAGGTAGTGCTCGACGTCGAATGGGGCGGCATCTGCGGATCAGACCTTTCCTACTGGCGCCACGGCGCCTCGGGAACGGCGGCGCTGAAGTCGCCGCTGGTCCTGGGGCACGAGGTTGCCGGCCGGATCGCCCAGCTGGGCGCCGGCGTCAGGGGCCTCGAGGTGGGGCAGCCGGTCACGGTGCACCCGGCGGAACTGGTGGGGGACGGCATCATGCCGGAGCGCCTGGCCGGCCGGACCAACCTCTACCCGCAGATCCGGTACTTCGGCTCCGCCGCCTTCGATCCCCATACTGACGGCGGGTTCAGCGAGCGCAAGCTCGCCCGCGCCTCCCAGATCCGGCCACTGCCGGAGGGCGTGGACACGCTGCACGGTGCGCTGGCCGAACCCCTCGCCGTCGCCCTTCATGCCGTCAGCCGCGTGGGCAGCCTCGCCGGCCGGGACGTCCTGGTCAACGGTGCAGGCCCCATCGGATCCCTCGTGGTGGCTGCGGCCAAGCACGCCGGCGCCAGGAACGTCATTGCCACGGACATCAGTGAAGCGTCGCTGGCTATCGCAAAGGCCATGGGTGCCGACGAGGTGCTGAACGTCTCCGGCGGCGGCCCCCTCCCGCAGGACATGGAACTCGTATTCGAAGCAACCGGTATCCCCGCAGTACTCGGTGGGGTCCTGCGTGCCACCGCCCGCGGCGGCACCATCGTCCAGGTGGGCAACCTGCCGGGCGCCCCCGCGGCCGCGGCGTTGGGCGACCTGGTGACACGCGAAATCACCTGGATCGGTTCCTACCGGTTTGTGGATGAGATCAGCGATGCCCTCCGCGCCATGGCGGAAGGCCTCGACGTGTCGCCGGTCATCACGCACACGTTTGATCTTGACCAGGCCGAGGAAGCCATGCGCGTTTCCGCTGACCCGGCCGCGGGCAGCAGCAAGGTCATGCTCCGCCTCACCGCCAACTGA
- the manD gene encoding D-mannonate dehydratase ManD translates to MKIIDARVVVSSPGRNYVTLVIETEDGITGIGDATLNGRELSVASYLSEHLCPLLIGRDARRIEDAWQYFYKGAYWRRGPVTMTAIAAIDVALWDIKGKAAGMPVYELLGGAAREGVMVYGHASGSTLEDLSADFQHHLDLGYKAIRAQAAVPGLEKTYGIAPVDGKLYEPASGNVPQEDTWETTAYLDFAPKMMAHVREQFGYGVHVLHDVHHRLTPIEAGRLGASLEQYRPFWIEDPTPAEDQSAFRLIRQHTTTPIAVGEVFNSIWDCQQLITERLIDYIRTSVSHAGGITHLRRIFSLADLYGVRSGSHGAGDLSPASFAAALHVDMSIPNFGIQEYMGHREPANEVFTTSYTFNDGYMHPGDAPGIGVEFNEEAAARFPFDPKYLPINRRLDGSVHDW, encoded by the coding sequence GTGAAGATCATCGACGCACGGGTAGTGGTTTCGTCGCCCGGACGGAACTACGTCACGCTCGTTATTGAAACCGAGGACGGCATCACCGGCATCGGCGATGCCACCCTCAACGGGCGCGAGCTGTCCGTGGCGTCCTACCTGTCCGAGCACCTCTGCCCGCTGCTGATCGGCCGGGACGCGCGCCGCATCGAGGACGCCTGGCAGTACTTCTATAAGGGTGCCTACTGGCGGCGCGGACCGGTGACCATGACCGCGATCGCCGCGATCGACGTCGCGCTCTGGGACATCAAGGGCAAAGCCGCCGGCATGCCCGTGTACGAACTCCTCGGCGGCGCCGCCCGCGAGGGCGTCATGGTCTACGGCCACGCGAGCGGCTCCACGCTGGAGGACCTCAGCGCCGACTTCCAGCACCACCTGGACCTCGGCTACAAGGCGATCCGCGCCCAGGCCGCCGTGCCCGGACTGGAAAAGACCTACGGGATCGCACCCGTGGACGGCAAGCTCTACGAGCCCGCCAGCGGCAACGTTCCGCAGGAGGACACCTGGGAGACGACGGCGTACCTGGACTTCGCGCCGAAGATGATGGCGCATGTGCGTGAACAGTTCGGCTACGGCGTGCACGTCCTGCACGACGTGCACCACCGCCTCACGCCCATCGAGGCCGGCCGGCTGGGCGCCTCACTGGAGCAGTACCGGCCCTTCTGGATCGAGGACCCGACGCCGGCCGAGGACCAGTCCGCGTTCCGCCTCATCCGGCAGCACACCACCACGCCCATCGCGGTGGGCGAGGTGTTCAACTCGATCTGGGACTGCCAGCAGCTGATCACCGAACGGCTGATCGACTATATCCGCACCTCCGTGTCACACGCCGGCGGCATCACGCACCTGCGCCGGATCTTCTCCCTCGCCGACCTCTACGGTGTGCGCTCCGGCTCGCACGGCGCCGGAGACCTCTCACCGGCCTCCTTCGCCGCGGCCCTGCACGTGGACATGAGCATCCCCAACTTCGGCATCCAGGAATACATGGGCCACCGGGAACCCGCCAACGAGGTCTTCACCACCTCCTACACCTTCAATGACGGCTACATGCACCCCGGTGACGCCCCCGGCATCGGCGTGGAGTTCAACGAGGAAGCTGCCGCCCGCTTCCCGTTCGACCCCAAGTACCTGCCCATCAACCGGCGGCTCGACGGATCGGTGCATGACTGGTGA